The genomic region ATCGAGGGATACATATGCGAAGAAACATTACTGCTCTTTCCAGCCTGCTCCTGTTGGGATCGTCGCTGGCGATCGCGCAACAGCCGCCGGCCAATCAACAAAAGGCCCCGCCGCCACCCATGAGTTTCTTCATCACCAGCGTGGGCAAGGGCGATGGCGCGAACCTCGGCGGCTTGGCCGGCGCGGATCAGCACTGCCAGAATCTGGCCGCGGCCGCGGGCGCGGGCAACCGCACGTGGCGCGCGTACCTTAGCACGCAAGGCCCCGGCGCCGTGAATGCGCGCGACCGCATCGGCACGGGACCGTGGTTCAACGCCCGCGGCCCGGCCGTCGCGCAGAACGTCGGCCATCTGCACGGCGATACGCTGGAACAAGCGCGCTTGGGCAACACCCTGACGCGCGTGACGGCTATCGACGAAAAAGGCAATCCCGTGAACGGAGTGGGCGCCACGCCGAATATGCACGACATGCTGACCGGTTCGCAGCCCGACGGGCGCGCCTTTACCGACGCCATGGATCACACTTGCAACAACTGGACCAGCAACGGCGCGGGCACTGCCCAGTTGGGGCACCATGACCGCACCGGCGGATCCAACATGTCCTGGAATGCCGTGCATCCCAGCCGCAGTTGCAGCCAGCCGGACCTGGTCGCTACTGGCGGCGCGGGGCTGTTTTATTGTTTCGCGATCGACGCGCCGCGGTAGTAACGAACCTGAGCGCAGTTATCGAAGGGGCCACCCGAACAGGGCGGCCCTTTTCTTATTAGCGCCGCAATGAGCGGGGATGCCGGCCGGCGCTATCGTTTTCCGAAGGTCACCAGATACTGCGAATCCGTGATGCGGTCGATCTTCGAAAGCATACGGAAGCCGTTGCTTTCCACTTCACGGATGAGTTCGGCTTGATCGAAGCGCAGGTGATCGGGCCGGTCGGCCTTGTGGAACTCGACGATGGCCAGATGCCCGTCCTTCTTCAACCCACGCGCCAGTGCGGCCAGCACTTTGGCGGGCTGCTCCATGTGATGGTAGGCGTCCAGAACCAGCGCCACGTCCACCGCGCCCGGCGGGAGGTTAGGATCGTCCGCCGCGCCCAGCACGGCGGTCACGTTGGTGAGCTTCGCGGCAGCGATTCTGGCCTTTGCGCCGTCCAGAAAATCGGTTTGAATGTCCTCGGCGATGACCTTGCCGGAAGGACCCACGGCCGTGCTGAGGAAGGGCAGCATGTAGCCGACGCCCGTGCCGATATCGGCGGCGGTCATGCCGGGCTTCAGTTGCAGAGCCGCAACGATGGCTTCAGGCTTCTGCGTTCGATCACGCTCCGGATTCGCCAGCCGCTTGGCCACTGTAGCCCGGCCTTCCTTGGTGCGATAGTCTTTGTTGACGTCCGGGGCGGCGTTGCCGCCGGCTTGGGCCAACGCGGATGCCGCGAGAATCAGAATTGCGCAGAGAAATCGCATGATGGAGTCACGTCTTTCAGTCGGTGAGTTCATCATAAAGATTGTAACCCTCCGGGATTGTAACCCGCCGGGATTGCAGCACACCGGCCACGGAGCGTGCGCACCGGCGCCTGGCAGGGCTTTAGTTTTCAGGCTTCCGGATCGCTATTCAGACTCGGAACCGCCACTTGCCGCCGGCAGCTTGAGATATTGCTTCTTGCCGTAGTTGACCTCTTCGGCTTCAAACGTTTCCACGCCAAGGCGCGCGATCTCAAAACGGTTATTATCGGCTCGAATCACGAACTTGCTCTCACGCAGAAACCATAGAGCGAACTCCAGGTGCTCCAAGGGGCAGCCGAGCATTTCGCAAAAATCGCGCACTTTCATAAACGGGGAATGCGGCTCGGCCAAGCGCTTGGCGTAGAGGAGCCGCAGAATGCCTTTGCGCTTACGGAGTTCGGCCTGCACGCCCTGCGTGCTCTGGAGTGAATCGAAAATCTTGTAGCGGGTCTTGTCCGACTGCGCCAGTTTCACGTCGTGCGCGGCGCGTTTTTCAGGCTCGCATAAGATGGCGTTCGCCTCCACCACCTGGCGGAATTTGTCGTCGTTGCCGGTCTCCTTATTATCGGGGTGGTAGCGCTGGGCCAATACATGAAATACGCGCCGGATTGTATCGGTGTCCGCAGCGCGGCTGACTTGCAGGATCTCATAATAATCGACGTCTTCGTCGTCGGACGAAGCCGCGGAAGCTGCTTGCTCCTGCTCCGCGTCAGGCTCCAGTTCGGCGTGATACTTCCCAATACCGGCTAGCCGGCAGGAGCGGACCCGGTACTTGCCACGCAGGGGCAGGATACCGTCGGGCGTTTCCACTTCACCCGCGACGCCTACCTGCACGCCCGATCTTACAGCGGTGGTGAGCAGAATTTTGAGGACTCCGTCCACCTGGGAAATGAGGCTGCCGCGCAGCCGCGACGACGGGCCGGCGCCGGCATCCAGGATCACTGTGATCTGGGAGATGGGATGTGGAATCTGGATGGGCTGAGCTTCAGCAGGCGCTATTGACACGATTTCTCCATTAAGGCTTAAGATCGGCCGATTCAGTGAAAATCGTAGCCAGCAGGACGCATTTAATACCGCGTAAGGTATTCAGTTTAGAGCCACACCACCGGTTAGCGGCCGCCGCCTAATGCGAAGAACATATCCCGATCAACTTGGACCTTTTCATCGGCGAGCCATCCGGATTCGATTCTCGCCCCGGCGGAGATCAACAGCGCCACCACCTGGTGATGCTGTGCGCGACTGCCGGGTGGCGCGTGATAACTGCCGTGGAGCGCCCATCCTACCGGTGATGAGTTGTGCGTTGTGTCCTTGCGATTGACATCAGCGCCTTTCTCAATGAGGCGCGCCACCAGCCGCGTGAGTCCAAGACAAGCGGCCCAGTGCAGCGGGGTCGCTCCGAAAAGGCCTTCCCCATCGGGGTGGGCCCCTGCTTCCAGAAGCCGCAGACCGACGGACTCCGCGCCGAGACTGGCCGCTCCGATGAGTGGCGTCTCGCCATTCGAGGCTTGGGGGTTGACGTCCGCTCCCGCTTCGAGTAGCGCTTCGATGAGCGGCATCTCTGTGCCCGGCTCGAGCGTACCCGCCAACAGCATGTCCGATACGTAATGCAGCGGATGTGCGTGGATTCCCGCCTGCGCGCCCCACTCGATGAGATGGTTGGCCCGCGCCGGGTCCGCGGCAAGCAACTCACGTAAGCCGGTCGCGTCACCGCGCTGGATGGCTGGCTTGATGTCCATGCAGTCCCTTGCCGTGATCCGGCGTCTCTAATGTCCGGAGGAGTGCAGGGCGGACGACGGGGGCACTAGCCCCTGCATGCGCAGGTAGGTGGTGATGGTGCCGTAATCCTCGGCGTCATGAACGTTGTTGTACATGAAGGCGTGGGTCCGCATGCCTTCGACGAGGCCGCTCGACGAGCCTCCCACCTTGGGCGCGATTTCCAGCAACCACGCCTCCGAGGCGGCGGCGAGGACGCGGTCGCAGTATGCCACCGAGTCCTTTAGGGCTTTCACGATGCCAGCTTTGGCGATGCCCGCGCGAAGGTCCGGCGCCGCCTGGCGTGCAACACCCGAAGGTACGCCGGCTTGATTGCAAAAGGAATAGTGCGATACAGCCGCATGGATCAGCTGCTCGCCGAAGTTGCGGACATCGGGCGTCGGGCGAAAGGCATAACCGGGCTCCGGCATCATCTCAGCCGCCATCGTCAGGTAATTGGCGTTCACGTCAAAGGATCGCTGGACGACGGCGCCGAGAGGGCGATTTTTGAATGTCTCCAGACGCGCTTGTTCCCGCGCCGCCGATTGATCGTAGCGGGCGGCGAGCGCCTCGCTCATCTTTATCTGCTCCGGCGTCAAACTCGGGACCAGGCCGGATTGCGGGGCGCCGAGCTGTTGCCAGGCATCTATCAGAACCGGCTTAACGATCGCGGTGAACAATTCATAGGCCGGTGGATGGAAATGGAGACCATCGGGGCGATACAGGTCCATCCGCGGCTCACCGTGCGCATCGAAGATGACGGGATTCAAATCCAGGTAACGCAAATGGGGCGTGGTGGACGCCAGCGCCAGCATTTCCGCATTGACGGCATCCACCACGCTCCACCGCGCGCGCTTGTCGGGCGACTTGTTGATGGCGACGAAGTATACCCGCGTGCCGGGCAGGGCGGCATGCGCGCGCTGGACGAAGGCTTTGATGCGCGCGGCGATGGCCGGGGCCGACTCCCCCGCGTTCACGTCGTTACTGCCCGTGTAGTAGACGATGATCCGCGGACGATACGGCAGGACGATCTGATCCATGTAGTGGAGCACTTCCCACGTTCGAGCCCCCCCGAACGCGCGGTTGAATACAGGAAGCGGCGCCATCTGATCCTTCAGGTTGGCCCACTGCCGGAAGATGCTGCTGCCGATGAAGAGAATCCCCTGCTGAGGCGGCGGAGAGGTTCGGTCGCTTTCAAGGAACGCCTTGATCTGGTCGGCAAAGCCCACTGGGCGCGCGGTCTGACTCTCCTGCGCCGCAGCGGGGCAGACCATGAGAAGGGCGAGCATGGCGACGGTTGTCGCGATGGTCCCGATTCTCCGCTTCTGTATCATGCTCTTGTGCTCCTTCCTGATGTGCTCACGAGTTGCTGCGAAGCCGGCTATTAGTCTAGCATCCAGACAGTCCGGCCATTCCTACGGTGTGCTCCGCATTGAGGTCAGTGGCGTCTTACGCGCCTGGCAATCTCCCCGATTACGTAAATGGCGGGAACGATAAAGATCCATTCGATGGGATAGCGATAGCGGCGGTCCACTTGGATCACGTAGTAGATCAATGGGTAGGAGAGCAAGAAGATATTGACCAGCCGTAACGCCGGTCCGGCGGGCATCCGCCAGATTCCCACCAGCCCAATCAGCGTGATGAGCGTGGTTGCCAGCGTCGATTTCCACCTGTGGCTGGGATACAGCCAGAACTTCCAGAAGCGCTCGAACGTAAGATTCGCGAATTGGTTGGGGTGCTCTGCCACCCAACCCAGTCCGGCCCTGAGCTCTTCACGGTTGTACGTTACTTCCCCTTTGGATTGCACCGCAAGGGCGGCGGCGACGTTCTGACTCGGATGGAAGCGCGTGATGAATCCGTTCGATACATTGTCTTCCATTAACGCGGATGACTCAGGCCGGTTCGATAGATGAAACTCGAGGCCGAAATTTGAGCGCAAGGCAACCACACCATGCAGCTGATTCCAGTTCCGCGCCATCCAGGGGACTTGCAGGATTCCAAACACGAGTACCGTGACGAGCACGGATTGGATGCGCCGGAAGGCCACGATTTCGTACAAGAGAATCGCCGCGAAGACCACCCCTGATATGGGTGATATGTAGGTCGCGACGCTCCAGTAGAATCCCGTGAGCAATGACCACCGCATCCTAGGCCGGAGATCGCGCCAACTTCGTAGCGTATGCAGAAACAGAAGCAGAAGCGCGAGCGCCAGATAAGGCTGCTCCCACGATGCTTCGCCGGTTTCCGCGAAACTCTTGTAAGGGGCTAGAGCGGAAATCAATCCAGCCGCGGTGCCGGCCCAAGGTGGAAGCCGCAGCGCGTCTCCAATCCGGGGAAGCAAAGCGTACTGCAACGAGCTCACGATCCCGCTTACCGCCCGTTTGGCTTGTTCGCCCTGGAGGCCCACGCCGAAGACCATGTAGATCAGACTGAGAAAGGCCGTATATCCAGGAGCCACGTGCGCGGTGGAACCGGTGGAGATCGCGTAGGGATCGGCGAATGTTCCATGCAACGCTAGCGACTTCGCCACCTTCTCCAATTCGTCATAACCGCTACCCGGTGGCGGAATGGTAGTGAAGACCTGTGTGATGCGGACGATAGCCGCCACGGCAAAGATCGTCCAAAACGAATGTTTTTGGATCGCAGCAAGAAACGCAGCGGCAGGCATTAGAGGGCTCTCGAGTTCCCCGCGAGGCGTGAGAGGGCGCGATCTTCCTCGTGTTCACGGGAGCTGTTGCAAACCACAGACTTCCATTATGCTGCAACTGAGCCGTGGTGGCAGGGTCGGAACGCGGCTCTTAGCGCCGGGAAGATCTGGATGGTACGATGGACCGAAAGGCGATGAACGACATGGGCGCGCTGCCGCTCCTACGGTCTCTGGCGCATCGCCTGGCAACTCATTGCAGGGCCCTTAGCACAGCGGTTAGTGCAGCGGACTCATAATCCGTTGGTCGATGGTTCGAATCCATCAGGGCCCACCAAATCTTTCAATCATTTGCGTGTCAGTTCGGCTTTGCGTCAGGGGCATTGACAGCCAGATTGACAGCCACCGATGGCCTCTTTTTTTCGCTACCCTATTCGTCCCTCAAGCCCCACTCCAACCTGCCGGTAACGCCAACGCCCAGATCCGCCGCAGAATCGCCGCGAACACCCGGCGCGTCAGATGGCCCTCCGCCAACAGAAGCCAGTAGTGCCGGGCGTGCTCCACCAACCTCCCGCCCGTCTTCACCAGCCGTTGCTGCAAGCTGGTCAGTGACCAGCGGTCGATTTTCTTCGGCAACAGCAGCCGCCGCCATGGGTTCCCCAGGTTGTAGGCCAACAAGCTCGACTGCAAGCGCACTTCGTTGGCCCGGAAGTCCATCCTCTACCTGCAAACGCCCTTCGACGAACAAGGCGGCGATTTCTCGCCGGACGGCCGCTGGATGGCGTACCAATCTAACGAATCCGGCCAATTCCAGATCTACGTTCAAGCGATTCCGGCGAGTGGCGCAAAGGTGCCAGATCTCGACCAACCGCGGAATCCAGGTGAGTTGGCCAGAGATGGCAAGCAATTGTACATTGATGGCCGTGCCGGTCGCGTTCGGTACAAGCGTCCAGATCGGTACGCCGCGCGAGTCGTTCGCGGTTGCCGGCATGGCCGGGGCCGGCACCCGCTTCGGCTTCGGCGCGCCGAACGCCGCCACACGCGATGGCCAGCGTTTCCTGCTCAACTTAACCGTCTTGGAAATATTCCAACTATTTGGGACTCCTGATGTTTCCTCGCAGCTAAGAAAACTGGTGCCTTATTGCACGTTCTGGTCGTAACGTGCTGTATCCACGCGATAACCTTTTCTGGAATCTCGATTGCACACGCAAGACCTTTTGAAGGTACGCTGACCGCTGAGGCGCGTTCCGGGTAGAGCCGGAGTTTCCAAAGCGACGTAAGGGAATCTCTCGATGAAGGTCTTGGTCACGGGCGGGTGCGGATTCCTGGGTCCGCACATTTGCGAATCTTTCCTGGCCGAAGGCGCCGACGTCATCGCTTACGACAACATGACCAAGTATGAACTGCTTCGTACCGGGTTCGGAAGCGACGCCGTGCGAGATCACAACGCGAACGCTCTCCGCGCGATGGGCGTCCAAGTGGTGGTGGGCGACGTACGCGATCAGGCGCAATTGCTCGACTACAGTTCGGGATGCAACTTCAGCGCGCACACTGCCGCGCAACCGGCAATGACG from Acidobacteriota bacterium harbors:
- a CDS encoding lectin, with protein sequence MRRNITALSSLLLLGSSLAIAQQPPANQQKAPPPPMSFFITSVGKGDGANLGGLAGADQHCQNLAAAAGAGNRTWRAYLSTQGPGAVNARDRIGTGPWFNARGPAVAQNVGHLHGDTLEQARLGNTLTRVTAIDEKGNPVNGVGATPNMHDMLTGSQPDGRAFTDAMDHTCNNWTSNGAGTAQLGHHDRTGGSNMSWNAVHPSRSCSQPDLVATGGAGLFYCFAIDAPR
- a CDS encoding methyltransferase domain-containing protein, which produces MMNSPTERRDSIMRFLCAILILAASALAQAGGNAAPDVNKDYRTKEGRATVAKRLANPERDRTQKPEAIVAALQLKPGMTAADIGTGVGYMLPFLSTAVGPSGKVIAEDIQTDFLDGAKARIAAAKLTNVTAVLGAADDPNLPPGAVDVALVLDAYHHMEQPAKVLAALARGLKKDGHLAIVEFHKADRPDHLRFDQAELIREVESNGFRMLSKIDRITDSQYLVTFGKR
- a CDS encoding ankyrin repeat domain-containing protein, with amino-acid sequence MDIKPAIQRGDATGLRELLAADPARANHLIEWGAQAGIHAHPLHYVSDMLLAGTLEPGTEMPLIEALLEAGADVNPQASNGETPLIGAASLGAESVGLRLLEAGAHPDGEGLFGATPLHWAACLGLTRLVARLIEKGADVNRKDTTHNSSPVGWALHGSYHAPPGSRAQHHQVVALLISAGARIESGWLADEKVQVDRDMFFALGGGR